Below is a window of Halobaculum lipolyticum DNA.
GGTGTCGGGGCAGTCCGGCAGGAGTCGGTCACGCGGTCGACAGAGGTGCCGCCCAAGCTGTCCCTGTCGGACACGCGCGAACGATTTCCCGGAACACCTAACCCCGAAAGCCCCGACCCGCCACGCATGATAGACGAGACGGTCGCCGAGATCCGCGAGATGCAGACGCACTCCTCGTCGGTCGTCGCGGTGAAGGCCGCCCGGTCGCTCGCCGACCTCGTCGAGCGCGACTACGCCACCCTCGACGAGTTCGAGCGCGACCTCGAACACAACGCCGGCGCGCTCCGGCGGGCGAACCCCTCCCACGCGAGCCTCCACCGCACGATGCGGGCGGTCGCCGGCGACGTCCTCGGCAACGCCGAGACCGTCGAGGGCGCCAAGGAACTGCTGTCGGTCGCCATCGACCAGGAGGTCGCCCGCGTCGAGACGGGCAAGCGCGAGGCCGCGCGCAACGCCGCCGAGACGTTCGAGGACGGCGAGACGTTCCTGACGCACGACTACTCTTCGACCGTGCTGGAGGCGGTCGAGACCGCCGCCGCGGGCGGCGCCCACCTGACCGCCTACGTCACCGAGGCCCGACCGCGCTACCTCGGGCGCAAGACCGCCCGCACCCTCGCGGCGATGGACCGCGTCGAGCCGCACCTCGCGGTCGACGCTGCCGCGGGCTACCTGCTGCGCGAGGTCGACCCCGACCGCGTCGTCGTCGGGATGGACTGCATCGTCGACGACACCCTGTACAACCGCGTCGGCACGTTCCCCATCGCCGCCGCGGCCGCCGAGATGGACGTCCCCGTCGTCGTCGTCGGCTCCGGCACGAAGGTGATCGTCGACGGGTTCCGTTTCGAGAACGAGTTCCGCCCGCCCAGCGAGGTGATGCTCGAACCCGCCGACGGCATCGCGTTGGAGAACCCGGCCTACGACGCGACCCCGATGCGACTCGTCGACGAGGTCGTCACCGACGAGGGCGTCCTCGACCGCTGATCCGACCGGCGCGACACGCCGACGCGATCCCCTGACAGCGGAGGGTCCGACTCACAGCGCGTTCACGACCGCCAGCGTCGCCGCCTCGCCGGACACCAACGCGACCGTCCCGACGACGACGCCGACGGCGTCGTCCCCCGACAGATGCGCTCGCAGCGCCGCCGCCGCGCTCGGGTAGCCCGGGTCGCTCAACTCGGCGTCCGCAGCCGCGGAGGCGACGGCGACCGCCCCGACGCCCACCGCGCCCGCCGCGGCGACGTACGGCCCGACGGGGGGTCCGGCCGCACCCCCGGCGACGGCGTCGAGGACGCCGAGGCGCCGTGCCCCCACCGCGATCGCCGGGACGACGACCGCGAGCGCGACACCCCCGACCGCGATCCGGACGGGGCGCAGCCAGCGCCCGGCCGCCCCTTCCGCTGCCGCCGCGGCGACGACGCACGCGGCGAGGTGGCCGACGAGCCACACGACCAGCGCGGGTCCCGTCGCGACCAACGCGCCCGATTGGAGTACGTTCACGGGCTGTCGTCGCCCGACGCTCGAAAAGCTGTTTCGGCGACCCGCCGGTCAGTCGTCGCCGGCGACCTCGTCGGTGCCCGGCGCACGCTCGGTGCCGCCGCCGTCGTCGCCGACGGGCGTCACCCGCACGCTCGACACCTTGTACTCGGGGATCCCGCTCGTCGGGTCGAACCGTTCCCCGGTGAGGCGGTTGACGGCGCCGTCGGCGAAGTGCATCGGGATGAACACCACCCCGTCGCCGGGGCGGTCGCTCACCTCCGCGCGGACCTCGATCCCGCCGCGAGGCGACTCCACCCGGACGCGCCCGCCGTCCTCGACGCCGAGGCGCTCGGCGGTCGCGGGGTTCACCTCGACGAACGCCTCGCCGACGTGGTCCATGAGTCCCTCGACGCGTCGCGTGAGCGTCCCGGTGTGCCAGTGGTACAGCACCCGGCCGGTGGTGAGCGTGAGCGGGTACTCCTCGCTCGGTACCTCGCCCGGCTCCCCCGTGTCGGCGGGCACGAACCGCGCCTTCCCGTCGTCGAAGTTGAAGCGCTCGTCGTACAGGTACGGCGTCCCGGGGTCGTCCGCGTCGCGACACGGCCACTGCAGGCCGCCCTCCTCGCGGAGGCGCTCGTGGCTGATCCCGCCGTAGATGGGCGCGACCGTCGCGATCTCGTCCATGACCTCGCCCGGGCCGTCGTAGCTCCAGCCGTGACCCATCCGGCGCGCCAAGTCCTGGATGATCCGCCAGTCCTGTCTGGCACCTCCCGGCGGCGCCGTCGCCTGCCCGACCAACTGGACGCGGCGCTCGGTGTTCGTGAAGGTGCCCGCCTTCTCGGAGAACGTCGCCGCGGGCAACACCACGTCTGCGTACGCGGTCGTCTCCGTCTCGAAGATGTCCTGGACGACGAGGAACTCCAGCGCCTCTAGCGCCTCTTCGGCGTGGGACACGTCCGGCTCCGAGAGTGCGGGGTTCTCGCCCATCACGTACAGGCCCTCGACGTTGCCCGCGAGCGCCTCCGTGAACACTTCCGGCACCTTCAGCCCCACCTCGTCCGGCGGGCGGACGCCCCAGGCTTCCTCGAACTCGTCGAGCACCTCCGGGTCGGTCACGTCGCGGTAGCCCGGGAGGTTGTTCGGCAGCGTCCCCATGTCGCCGCCGCCGCCCTGGACGTTGTTGTGGCCGCGGAACGGCGACACGCCCGTGCCGGGCTTGCCGACGTTGCCGGTGACGAGCGCCAGATCCGCCAGCGCGAGGACGTTCTGCGTGCCGTGGCTGTGCTGGGTCATCCCCATCGCCCACCCGAACACGACCGAGTCGGCCGTCGCGATGGTCTCGGCCGCCCGCTCCAACTCCTCGGGCGCGACGCCGGCGAGGCGTTCGACCTCCTCTGGGGTGAACGGCTCCACCTTCTCGCGGACCGCCTCGAAGTTCCGCGTGCGCTCCGCGATGAACGCCTCGTCGTGGAGGTCGTTGGCGACGATGTAGCGGATCAGCCCGTTGATCCACGCCACGTCGTAGCCGGGCGTCGTGCGGACGTACTGGCTGGCGTGTTCTGCGATCTCGACTTTCCGCGGGTCGAAGACGACCAGATCGGCGCCGTCGTCGACGTTGCGCTTGATACGGGTCGAGAGGACGGGGTGGCTCTCGGTCGTGTTCGACCCCGTGATCAGGTAGGCGTCGGTCTCGGCGATGTCCTCGTTGATCCGGTTCGACATCGCGCCGAAGCCGAGCGTCTGCTTCAGCGCCGCGACCGTCGAGGAGTGACACAGGCGCGCGCAGTTGTCGATGTTCTTCGTGCCCAACACCGCCCGCGCGAACTTCTGCATCAGGTAGTCCTCCTCGTTCGTGCACTTCGAGGAGGCGAACGCCGCCAGCGCGTCCGGCCCGGACCGCTCGCGGATCGACTCGAACCCCTCGACGACCCGCGACAGCGCCTCGTCCCACGTCGCCTCGTGCAACTCGCCGTCGTCCCCACGGACCAGCGGCGCCGTCAGCCGGTCGTCGCTGTTGGCGAACTCGTAGCCGAACTTCCCCTTCACGCACGTCGAGAAGTCGTTCACCGGCGCGTCGGCGGGGTCGTCGGTCGGGACCGCCCCGAGCACCTCGTCGTCCTTCGACACCAACTGGAACCGGCAGCCGACCGCACAGAAGCCGCAGGTGGTCTCGGTGAAGTCGACGTCGCGGAGGCGGTAGTCGGAGACGCGGTCGGCGACGCCGAACAGCCAGCCCTCCTTCATCGTCCGCGCGGCGAGCGACTCGGCGGTGTGTTCGCCCGCCAGCATCGCCGACCGGCCGACGTCGTTCGCCGTCCGTTTGGCCCACCGCATCGCCGCGGCGAGGCCGTCCCGGTCGGCGCGTTCGCGAGTGGGCGAGGGTCCGTCG
It encodes the following:
- a CDS encoding translation initiation factor eIF-2B, which produces MIDETVAEIREMQTHSSSVVAVKAARSLADLVERDYATLDEFERDLEHNAGALRRANPSHASLHRTMRAVAGDVLGNAETVEGAKELLSVAIDQEVARVETGKREAARNAAETFEDGETFLTHDYSSTVLEAVETAAAGGAHLTAYVTEARPRYLGRKTARTLAAMDRVEPHLAVDAAAGYLLREVDPDRVVVGMDCIVDDTLYNRVGTFPIAAAAAEMDVPVVVVGSGTKVIVDGFRFENEFRPPSEVMLEPADGIALENPAYDATPMRLVDEVVTDEGVLDR
- the fdhF gene encoding formate dehydrogenase subunit alpha, with protein sequence MSADDADGEGGAGADPPLPRVPDVSDPRTSTPLTETFTPGTASDPPVDPAAAARAGGCGGGCSCGADGERESTGAAVADADADRVTVAVDGTEVSVPAGATLLDAMERVAYEGTVPALCSYDRDGGDCSDDIGPRSTCRTCTVEADGELVPACSHPAEDGASVRTDDPDAREAREVNLDLVLSDHNLRCTTCNQNGRCELQDAAIDSGVSEPRFGVFDERSEYEPLDDTSSFIQIDRNKCITCTRCVDACNDVQVSGVLRVEGTGEDTEIGFQSDADTMADSACVSCGHCATVCPTGSLTERGMAGIATLPIPGFNHANSVGKSMRADAEKAARATSETGGRRGTAGGGSGGNGGTGPGGGRGDDGPSPTRERADRDGLAAAMRWAKRTANDVGRSAMLAGEHTAESLAARTMKEGWLFGVADRVSDYRLRDVDFTETTCGFCAVGCRFQLVSKDDEVLGAVPTDDPADAPVNDFSTCVKGKFGYEFANSDDRLTAPLVRGDDGELHEATWDEALSRVVEGFESIRERSGPDALAAFASSKCTNEEDYLMQKFARAVLGTKNIDNCARLCHSSTVAALKQTLGFGAMSNRINEDIAETDAYLITGSNTTESHPVLSTRIKRNVDDGADLVVFDPRKVEIAEHASQYVRTTPGYDVAWINGLIRYIVANDLHDEAFIAERTRNFEAVREKVEPFTPEEVERLAGVAPEELERAAETIATADSVVFGWAMGMTQHSHGTQNVLALADLALVTGNVGKPGTGVSPFRGHNNVQGGGGDMGTLPNNLPGYRDVTDPEVLDEFEEAWGVRPPDEVGLKVPEVFTEALAGNVEGLYVMGENPALSEPDVSHAEEALEALEFLVVQDIFETETTAYADVVLPAATFSEKAGTFTNTERRVQLVGQATAPPGGARQDWRIIQDLARRMGHGWSYDGPGEVMDEIATVAPIYGGISHERLREEGGLQWPCRDADDPGTPYLYDERFNFDDGKARFVPADTGEPGEVPSEEYPLTLTTGRVLYHWHTGTLTRRVEGLMDHVGEAFVEVNPATAERLGVEDGGRVRVESPRGGIEVRAEVSDRPGDGVVFIPMHFADGAVNRLTGERFDPTSGIPEYKVSSVRVTPVGDDGGGTERAPGTDEVAGDD